In the Candidatus Rhodoblastus alkanivorans genome, one interval contains:
- the cysS gene encoding cysteine--tRNA ligase, producing the protein MSISTPVKLYNTLTREREVFSPLDSGNVRLYVCGPTVYDFAHIGNARPLIVFDVLYRLLREKYGADHVTYVRNITDVDDKINARAAERGVTIRELTEETNRVFQEDVAALGCLPPNVQPRATEHIAEMIVIIERLIARGHAYAADGHVLFDVPSMPDYGALSRRPLDDMIAGARVEVAPYKKGEMDFVLWKPSKEGEPGWDSPWGFGRPGWHLECSAMSHKHLGEVFDIHGGGIDLVFPHHENEIAQTRCAFGHDVMANVWMHNGFLQVEGEKMSKSLGNFITIHELLHSDKFGGKPWRGEVLRLAMLRSHYRQPIDWTVKALEEAEKTLARWYGVLRAQGVTAVSAHDAPLRAAFVEALCDDLNIPRAMAELHAMAGKAEPRDDDSQTAKAEAEKLARAASLLGLLEGDPATWAQKAPEANVDAAEVERLVADRLAARKARNFAESDRLRDVLAEMGVKLKDGKDRATGEPTTEWEVA; encoded by the coding sequence ATGTCCATCTCGACGCCCGTAAAACTATACAACACGCTCACCCGCGAGCGTGAAGTCTTCTCGCCCCTCGACTCCGGCAACGTGCGGCTCTATGTCTGCGGGCCGACGGTCTATGACTTCGCCCATATTGGCAACGCCCGGCCTTTGATCGTCTTCGACGTGCTTTACCGCCTGCTTCGGGAAAAATACGGCGCCGATCATGTCACCTATGTCCGCAACATCACCGACGTGGACGACAAGATCAACGCCCGCGCCGCCGAACGCGGCGTCACCATCCGCGAGCTGACCGAAGAGACCAACCGCGTCTTCCAGGAAGACGTCGCCGCGCTCGGCTGTCTGCCGCCGAACGTCCAGCCGCGCGCCACCGAACATATCGCCGAAATGATCGTGATCATCGAGCGCCTGATCGCCCGGGGCCACGCTTATGCCGCCGACGGCCATGTACTGTTCGACGTGCCCTCCATGCCCGATTATGGCGCGCTCTCCCGCCGCCCGCTTGACGACATGATCGCCGGCGCCCGTGTCGAGGTCGCGCCCTACAAGAAGGGCGAGATGGATTTCGTGCTGTGGAAGCCCTCGAAGGAGGGCGAGCCGGGCTGGGACAGCCCGTGGGGCTTCGGGCGCCCGGGCTGGCATCTCGAATGCTCCGCCATGTCGCACAAGCATCTCGGCGAGGTCTTCGACATCCACGGCGGCGGCATCGACCTTGTCTTCCCCCATCACGAGAATGAAATCGCCCAGACGCGCTGCGCATTCGGCCACGACGTGATGGCGAATGTCTGGATGCACAACGGCTTCCTGCAGGTCGAAGGCGAGAAAATGTCGAAGAGCCTCGGCAATTTCATCACCATCCACGAATTGCTTCATTCGGACAAATTCGGCGGCAAGCCCTGGCGCGGCGAGGTCCTGCGCCTCGCCATGCTGCGCAGCCATTACCGCCAGCCGATCGACTGGACCGTGAAGGCGCTGGAGGAGGCCGAAAAGACGCTGGCGCGCTGGTACGGCGTCTTGCGCGCCCAGGGCGTGACGGCGGTGAGCGCTCACGATGCGCCCCTGCGCGCGGCCTTCGTTGAAGCCTTGTGCGACGATCTTAACATCCCGCGCGCCATGGCCGAACTGCACGCCATGGCCGGCAAGGCCGAGCCGCGCGACGACGACAGCCAGACCGCCAAAGCCGAAGCCGAAAAGCTCGCCCGCGCCGCCAGCCTGCTCGGCCTGCTCGAGGGCGATCCCGCGACATGGGCGCAGAAGGCGCCCGAGGCGAACGTGGACGCTGCGGAAGTTGAACGGTTGGTGGCTGACCGCCTTGCTGCGCGAAAGGCGCGTAATTTCGCCGAATCCGACCGCCTGCGCGACGTGCTGGCCGAAATGGGCGTGAAGCTCAAGGACGGCAAGGACAGGGCGACCGGCGAGCCGACAACGGAATGGGAGGTTGCCTGA